TCCTCAATCAGCCGCTTGTACCTTCGGTAAATCACTTCTTCCATTGAAGCGAAATCATTTGGACCTTCAACAGTTTTAATGTTGTAATGCCGATAATCATTTTTACTGGGCCTGGCATTTTTAAAGCAAACCATCGCCGCTACTGCGTAATGGCCCTGCATGTTTGAGTTGTCAAAGCATTCGATGTGAACCGGTGGTTCAGGCAACTGAAGATCGGCCATCATGGTGTTTAAAATCCGTTTTGCGTGTCGTTCAGGATCCACTAATTCCTGTTGTTTCCTTTTTTCGAGCAGATAATATTTGGCATTGCGCTCCGAAAGTTCAAGCAGGTGCTTTTTGTCGCCAATCTTTGGGACAGTGAGCATGGTTGAAGGGAAGGAAATTTCAAGTGCAATGGGAATAATCAACTCCTGCGAGTCACTTTCAAATCGTTGGCGCAAATCGGTAATGGCCAGTATGAGGAGATCTTCATCCGTTTCGTCGAGTTTCTTTTTTAATTCGACAGTGTGGGCCTGCACGATGGCGCCATTGATGACCTTGAGATAGTTAACATAGCCGGCCTCATGATCTGAAATGATTGAAAAAACATCCACATTGTGAATGTTTGGATTTACAACCATAGATTTGCTTTGGTATTTCTCCAGCAAAACGATTTTTTCCTTCACTGCCTGTGCCTTTTCAAATGCCAGTTCATCAGCATAGCGTTTCATCCGTTCACGAAGACTTCCTAATACATTACTGATGTTTCCTTTCAGAATTTCCTTGATTTCGAGAATCGAAGCGTTGTACTCTTCTGCTTCCTGTAACCCTTCGCATGGGCCTTTGCAGTTACCAAGATGGTATTCGAGACAAACCCTGAACTTACGG
This sequence is a window from Bacteroidales bacterium. Protein-coding genes within it:
- the uvrC gene encoding excinuclease ABC subunit C; this translates as RKFRVCLEYHLGNCKGPCEGLQEAEEYNASILEIKEILKGNISNVLGSLRERMKRYADELAFEKAQAVKEKIVLLEKYQSKSMVVNPNIHNVDVFSIISDHEAGYVNYLKVINGAIVQAHTVELKKKLDETDEDLLILAITDLRQRFESDSQELIIPIALEISFPSTMLTVPKIGDKKHLLELSERNAKYYLLEKRKQQELVDPERHAKRILNTMMADLQLPEPPVHIECFDNSNMQGHYAVAAMVCFKNARPSKNDYRHYNIKTVEGPNDFASMEEVIYRRYKRLIEEEQSLPQLIVIDGGKGQLSSAVKSLDKLELRGKISIVGIAKRLEELYFPDDPIPLHIDKKSETLKVIQHMRDEAHRFGIIHYRKKHEKGTVKTTLTEIGGIGKIYAQKLLSKFRSVKGIREASLGELQAAIGKIKGQEVFEYFKKNPGS